The Macaca fascicularis isolate 582-1 chromosome 13, T2T-MFA8v1.1 sequence ATGCTCTTCAGGAATCTGACAACACTAGTCAAGATTAGAGAAGTTCAATTCAACATCATATAAAaccaatcacaaaaaaaaaaaaaaaaaaaaaaaaaaatgcatagtgAGACAAAATGATGAACCCACCTGCTAATAATCATGAATGACAATAACAACAATGATGATCTTAGTGATAAAGCCACCAACACTGTTAATGGCAATAACAATAAAACTGAGGTAACGGGTGTTAGGGTCCCGATTCACCGATGTGAAGGATGGCGCCAATTTCTGGCCttacagaaataaaggaaaagtaaacacctgaaggaggaggaggtgaacCTGGAGCTCCCGCCGGCCTCTGGGCGCTCCTTGGTGGAAGGAGAGGGACTTGGTCCTGAGCCTGCCCAGGATCCACCCGCACCAGAACCCGGGAGTCCCAGTCCCTGGATGGGCTCAGTCCCATCCAGGCCAGACGCCCCGGAGCCCCGGAGCCCGGGTCCTCCAGCCCTCGCTGCCGCCACTCCTCGCGGAACCCAGGCCCCCGCGCCACCTCAGCCTCAGTGCGGCTCTGCGAGGGCACGGCCAAGGATGCTCCGGGCCCAGCGGGGGCATCCGGCCCCAATGGGATACTGACGCCCTGAGGGCGCGGAACAGCGCGGCCTGTGCAGGGCCCGCCATCTTGGGCCTTGCAAAAAGAGCTGCCTCTTCAACGCCCCCACCCGGAACCTCCCCGGAGGCCCCAGCCCCAAAGCCAGGGCGGCGGCGCCTCCCTCACCCTGGGTAAAGAAAACTCAGGTCCTCCCTGGAGATCCGGCTCGCTGCGGGAAGCAGACCGCGCATGCGCCCTGCATGGCCGGAACGATGGATTTCATTGCCCTTTGCCGGCCATGAGGTGGCAGCACAGGACGTTTGGCCTTTACTGCTTAGCGGTGGACCTGAATCTGAATCACTGAAATTCAGGTATGGATTATTCAGTACCTTTCTTTTGGAAGATCAAATGGAAATTGAGTACGATATCTTGTGCTTTAATTAAAGAAGAtgggaataaagaaacaaattcgAAAGTTAGTATACAAAAGTCGATTGATTCCCTCTATGTGAAGGGAAGAAGAGCTTGAATAAGAGAAGCATCCTGTGTTATGCTTTAATGCTGGAGATCTGCCACCATGCATTTGTCAAATCTCGTAGAATTTCACAGCACAAATAGTACATCTTAATGTGGCTCAGGACTACATATAATGTCAGCCACAGTTTGAGggtaaattacatatttaattaaatagattaaacaataaataatgttaTGAGCTCTACCTGGACACAATCCTTGCCTCTCCAACCAGTTTGCCAAGGGCTTGAATTTCTTGCTCATTATCCTCACTCTTGACATAAACCCTGGCTGCTGAGTAAAATCAATCACTTGTggagattttttaatataatgatgtgtcaatttCAACCATGGATAAGGCCATTTAGCCTTAGTAAGGCCTATCGTATTAAGATTGTGCCTGTTTTGCAAAATTTCAAGTCGTCATCCCACTTATTATTCAGGAAACGTTTTCTCTTGAGTTTTAGGTTCAGTACTGAGGCTCCTTGATGGACAATACATTTTCCAATTCTGAGGACAAGGCAGAGGAGGCCCCATCTGTGAGAACTTTCATTTTGCTTCTGGAAAAGTACATTGAATCAAATATAGGAAAGGCTTGCATGGTGGCTGACAGGTTCGGCTGTTTTATCATGCTGGTGTTTTATCTTCTGGACAGAAGTAAAAGGAACACagctgtgtctgtctctgtgtaatAACTCAGGACTTACCTGAGTAAACTCTGGGGTGTCATGAGATGAACTGCTACCTCCACTTAGAGAGGCTTCAGGGACAAAATTTCAAGAGATTTCTGAGGGATAGAAGAGCAGGGCTGCCTTATTCTCTGATCCCAGGTAACTACTCAGAGACAGAGGCAAGGGCTGGGGACACCCAAATGCATATACTAGGTGTCTTTGATCCAGCCTCCGTTTCCTTGCTAAATCTATGCAATGACACACTGAGAAATCTGGCAAGTGGGGCTGAAGATCCCTGATGTGTCAGTTCCAGGGTTGGATGGAAACAAGTGGTTTTAGTGAACATGGAAGTAAAGGGAGGTGAGCTGTGAGGAAAGAGCCGTTGAAGACTGGGGAGACTCAGAAGTTGGGGTAGAATCTCGACCCATAAGCCGAGGAGTGCAGATGCAAATCGATATGTTGGGGCTGCATAAATGAAAGAAGGACTTCACCAACACACTAAATTTTTTCAACATCCGATTGTATTCTTTCAATATTTGTAAGTATTGATCTTTTGGAAATGTTTAATGAGATTTCTTATACAATTCTGCATTCAATTTATGCCCAGGTCACTTTGCTATTATACATTTATGTGCTGCATttttatgaatagacattttctcaaatttctgaattattttgctAAACTATGTGTTAAGAGTTTTTTCTAGAGGTCCACCTTCTTGACtcacttttctgatgagaaatctatcAGGTTTCTCCACAGTGATTTTCAAGTTTGATAGCTTCTCAATGTGAGAAACTTAATGTCAACTAAGAAATGAATTACCACTTAAGAATCTTCTCCTTTCAAGATGCTAACCGTGTTTTGTCCAGTGTGAAATCTCACATGTGCCACAAGCGTTACTCTGTGAAGAAAGGATTTCTCATGATTTTTCAAGACATAACTTCTCCAGTAAGAAGTGTTTGGTATTCCAAGAGAATTCATTGCCCTTGGAAAGACTTTCCCTTCTTATTAACTTATAAAGgatttcctctcttattttccattttagcaGCATTTTATCACTGTGTTTTCTTGTGAACATCAAGCCTAGTGCTTGGCTGAATGTTTAttcacagaaaatacaaataaagggtTCATCCAAGTAAAGTTTTCTTATGTTAGTTGACAACAAATTgcacataaaaacattttcacactgAATGCAGAGCTAGAGATTCTCTACCTGAAAGTCCCACATGTTTTAAGTTACTAAAACTGTTGCTGAAGACTTTTAGTTTATTATGTTGACAGTTTCAGCTCTCTCGTGTCATTTATGATCAGATCACTAACAAGTCTTTGGTACATACATGTCATACAATTtctcttccatatgaatttattgATGAGGACTGAAGAATAAAGGTAACTGAAGTAACGTCCATGTTGATTATAGTAATTCTTCAAAATGTGAGTCCTTTGTCATTTTTAGATGTTACAACTACAGCTGAAGTCTCTTCCATATTCCTTACATTCGTCATTCCTAACACCATGTCATCTAAAGTCAGAATATGTTCTGAagacatttatcattttctctccAGGGTGACTTTTCTGATGTTATTTAAGATTAGTACACtggctgaaggctttcccacataaaTGGCATTCATATGGCTTTTCTCCAGTGCATGTTCTCTCATATCATCTAAGGTCAGAAGATAGACTAAAGTCTTTCCCACATAGAAGACAAGTATGTGGTTTCTCTTCAGTGTGAATTCTTGTGTGTCCTCTAAAGCCAGAGCTTTGACTAAAGACTTTCCCACTTTTATCACATTCATAACGCTTTTATCCAAGGTGAGTTCTCTCACGTCTTCGAAGGTTAAAGGATTGAATAAAACCTTTCCCACACTGATGACACTTATACGGTCTCTCTCCCGTGTGAGTTTTCTCATGTCTTCTAAGGTGAGAACACAGAGTGAAGGATTTTCCACATAGCTGACATGCATATGGcctctctccagtgtgagtcatCTTGTGCCATCTAAGGTGAAAGCAATTAGTATAGGCCTTTTCACATATATTACATTGACATGATTTACCTTTAGTATGAATTTGTTTATGTGGTTTAGGGAATAACTGATTACTAAGGGATTTTCCACACTGTTTGCTGATGTAGGGTTTCTTTCCACTCTGAGTTAACAAACGCTGAGTcattgtggaactgtgagtgcaaTCTTCTCTCAAATCATTACATTCAAAGGGATCCTCCAGAGTGAGAGAGTTCTCCTTTAGGGACAAAGATTAAAAGCTCTTATTGATTTACCGACATACATCTATACGTTCATTTCACCACCTTTGAATCCTAGACCAACCATTCAGTAGTAGAGTCCAGTTGAAATCTTTCCAATGTTACTagtgtgaaaggaaattaaatgttGGCACCCCAAACTCATTTaaccaaagggaaaaatcaagctgAGAACAGGGTCACACAAACTTGCCTCCCCCTTCTGGTTCCTAAATAATatggctacaagatgaaaagctacTTGCCTCCCCCGtattttgcccacaaggaaattccgcATGAGCTGTTAAAGTTACACCATGGCAATGCAAACTGATAGCTTGTCTTTACAGGCGCAGTCATCCCCAGTTCACCAGACACAAATACATATCCGATTGTTTCCCTGCCCCATTTTGCCTATGTTGTCTTATATAAAATGCAGCTCTCCTGCATTATTCCTCTgcctcatttgtttatgtcatctcatGTAAAAACAAtccagattcactgagccagaaaAATGTAcgaattactatttttttctacccatcttttacatgaaaattgtgtacttctcaatatcccaccctttccccctttaaatttagagaaaatcatctttggagaaaggcatacACCTGTCCCCCAGGTGCATGTCCTTAACTCTGGCAAATAAATCTCCTAcaatgattgagacttgtctcgtCATTTTTCTCGATTGACACTTGCGTACACATTGTCTCCTGCAGAcacagatattttctcttttataagatCCCAACTATAGAGTTATTCTATTAATTGTGATGATATCAATATCTTTCAAAGTCTGAGCATGAGCAATGTACACGCActtgttctattttaaagatttcatgTTATGGTTTAGAACACAGGTCACTTTATTCACTGAATTCAAACTATCAAATTTTTTTTGCTTAGAAAGCACTTAATGCCAGCCTAATTACACTCAGGTGACTGTGTGTCATTACTAACTTAACCCATTACCAGGTCTTTAACTTAGATGGCTGGTGTACACAGCTATAAAACTCACCATTGTCATACCAGTGGATGCATCTTTTCTGATAGGATGCATGAATATCGTGTGTTTTTTCTTAAGGGCACTTTCCTTGtctcaaataattgaaaaataaattgttacctTGGTATTATGATaataaaattgtttgaaaaaCCCCAAGGCccatttacttttttcaaaaattgacACTTAGATGTGGCAAATgtgtcaaatgaagaaaatacttcaaTTGAAGAAAATACTTCAATAGAAGAAACAGATTGTACAGCGTCAGCAAttagaaaagagttttaaaattaaaacgtGAAAAGagttaaaatggaaatgagataTCAGGCAGGTAAATAGAGGGATAGTCTTCACAGGGGTATCAGGAAAAGAGTCAGCATGTGACAGTTTAACCCCAACAAGTACATGAATTATCCTTTTCccgaaagtaaaagaaaaggcaagaggaCACAAGAGTAGCATCTGACATATGAACAAAATGATAATAACATCTAAGGAATTCTGCTCCAGTAACTTAacctacattttagaaattaCCACTCATTTAATAAAACCGCTAATTAATATTTGACTGATATTATTCACTGACGAAGCACCTCCTCCTATTAGAGCACAGGACCCTGTTGCTTAACCAGATTCTAGCCTTGGAGAAATTCTCTTCCTTCCCGCCagagctcttttccttgctcCAGCTGCAAAGTTATATAAGATTTGCTTATCTGGCACCCTGTTAGTGGAAACAGTACATGTGTTTTGAGTTCACTGTCAATAAATGTGCATTATCACCAACTGTAAGGCAGGCTAtcaaggaagaataaaaacagtGAAGGTCAGCTCAGGCCACAAGACCTAGAACACAGAAAACTCCCCAGGATTTTTCTGACCCAACGtgaaactagaaaataaattcaaacaaaaggtccatcaggaaaaggaaattcaaaacaGTCAGGACCTATGAATGCTGAGTCCATGCCTAAGTTCCAAGACACAATGCGTAATACACAGTCTTTTCAGAAAGAGATTAATTAAATCTCTGCacaatatgtttattattattctcatacagaacagaaaaacaattcgATTTACAGAAATAATTGGTGTTCTACACAAAAAAGATACTGCTATTGTTTTCACTAATTGGTCTCAGCCTAAGCATAGCGACTAAAGCAGAAgagttatttagaaaa is a genomic window containing:
- the LOC135966941 gene encoding zinc finger protein 705A-like, which codes for MTDTSKRKLYRDVMLENVCQLVSLDKESALKKKHTIFMHPIRKDASTGMTMENSLTLEDPFECNDLREDCTHSSTMTQRLLTQSGKKPYISKQCGKSLSNQLFPKPHKQIHTKGNPTSIWMSG